DNA from Bacteroidia bacterium:
CACAAGTAATTGATATTCAGACAAAAAGTAAACTTCAGCATCAATCTTTATCGGTTTCAGAAATAAAGCAAATTACCCTTGAAAAAGGGGGGCGTTCGATGTTGTTATTTTTGGTTACGTTGCCTTTTCCGGTAAATCCAGAAACGGAACGCTTGTTTTACAACTTAGGTGCTGCTATTCAGCTATTGGATGATTTGTTGGATATTTATGAAGACTCACGTGCAGGCATACAGACTTTGGCTACCGGCCAAAATATAGAATTGGCTTTTAGAGAGTTTCGCAAGGCACACCAACAAGTAATTGAGATAACAAAAACGCAGATTAACAGTAAATCCAAAAGTCTTTTTTTAGCAATTTTGGCAATGTTGTTACTTTCCGGTTATGTTGCTATTCACAATATTCAAAAATTGTATAGCCATTCAGGACATGATTTTAACCCATTGAATTACAGCCGTTCTCAGTTAGTTACGGATATGGAAAAAGCCAGTAATTGGTGGATTGCTATTCGTTATTATTTTCAGCTATAGTGCTGGTTATTAGCTATATTCATATACGTTAAGGCAATGAAGGCTGCTGTTTCGGTTCGGAGTCTGTTTTTCCCAATACTAAAAGTAGGAAAACCTACATCTTTCATTTTTTTGATTTCTTCTTGGGAAAAATCTCCTTCCGGCCCAATTATACAAGTGCTGAATTTGGGGTTGGAACTATGAATTGAAAAGGGAACTGCCCCTTGTCGAGCTAACCAACAGCCAGTTAGATCTTTTTCTGTATTTAGCCAATCAATAAAAGTGATAGGATTGTGGAGTATTGGTAGCCGACTACGTCTGCATTGCTTGAGTGCAGACCATAATATTTTTTCAGAACGTAATAGATTAATTTTCACATACTTATCTGTATGTTTGCAATATATTGGAATAATTTCGGAAACGCCTATTTCGGTAGCTTTTTCTAATAGCCATTCCCAATGTTGCTGATGTTTAATCATTCCCACAACTAAGCGGAGTTGGTAGTTAGCCTCTCCAAAATCCGGAAATGATTCGATAATCTGCAATTGAGCTGTTTTGTCTATCTGATTTATCTGTGTTTTCCAAAACCCGCCCTTGCCGTCAGTAGTAAAACAGAAACTCCCTGAACTTAGCCGTAAAACCTTGATAGCATGAATACTATCATCTTCGTTTAAGGATAATTCTGATGTATTTGGGTTATATCTTGCCTGAAAAGTTGGCAGGTCGTCAGTTATTTCGGCTGCCTTCATGAATCCATGTTAAAATAGGATTGGTTAGACAAGCAGGTAAAGTTTGGCTGGGGGGCATCGGTGTGTAACCCGATTTACGCATAATAACGCCTTCTAATTTTCCGTTAAGGGCAACTGTTTGAACATTTTGGTAGCTATTTAGGAGTATATTTCCCATAGAATTTCCCGGCTGGTGGCAGGAGATGCAGTGTTTTTCGAATATCGGCTTTATCGCTAAACTGTAAGATACGTTGGTTGTATCTCCACTGATTTGTGGGCAGGTAGTGTCTTGGCTTGGATTGGCGGGGTCTTTACGGCATGAGTATATGCTCATCATCAATATTATCCAGAAACCTAAGCCCACAAAGGTTTTAAGCGAAGAAATCATTCGTCTTTTTGGGTATCTTGAGCAGGTGGCCGTCTTCGGTTGTTTGGGTTACGAGGCCGCTGAATTGCACTTGAATTATTGTGTGTGCTTGAAACAGAATATTGGTTAAAAAGTTCTATATTCGGCCAGTTGATAAAAGAGCAGGTTTGCCGGTCTATTTCGGTAATACATTTATGCTGAACCAAAAATGCAACCAAGGCGTTCACACCTCCCTGAAAAACTTCAACGGAGGGTTTACTTGTTGCTTGATTTACCAAAGTACCGATATATCCTTTCCGGATTGGAACATTTAGCTCAACTTGTTTTTGTAGGTGCTCTAAAAATTTCGTTACCAATTCTTTATCTATTTCTATGGTTTTTGGTAAAGCCGGCTTTTTGTCTGGATTTAGTTCAGTATTTTTGGGTAAAGCCGTTTTTTTGTCTGTGGCAGGAACTTTTACAGGAGCTGGTGTTTTGTTTTCTTGTAAATCCGGTTGGTTAGAGTTTAAGGTTTCTACTTTTGGCTTATTATCTTTGGGTTGCTGTTGTTTATGAGGGTTTTTATGAACTTCTTTTACGGTGTTTTGTGGCGTATTATCTTTATTATTAGTTTGTTCTTCTACGTTTGAGCCGTTTTTATGGGTAGGATTTCTTTCATTGGTTCGGGTTTTATTTCGGTTGAATTTATTTTCCTCTGAAATATAATGTACAACGGATTCAACATTATGTAGTTTAAAGAAAGGAGTAATATTTTTCAGTGTAGAAATTCCGGTTACGATAGAAACGAAGGCGTATTTGTGAAAAGCTGTTTCCCACACAACGTGGTAGGTGAGTAGAGAAGATGTTTTTGCTTCGGGGTTTTGAAGTATTATGAACTCGGATTTTTGATGCACAAATACGGCGTTCCATGCCGGCATTTGATTTTTGTCTTTTAAAAAAACTAAGATACGATAGTTAGCTATGTTTTTGAGGATTTCGGTAGGAACTTGGCCTGGCCTAACAAATTCGCCGTCAATAGCCAGTAGTTTTGTTGTTTGAGATTCGTTGGTGCTGTTAGAAGTAAATATACTGCTAAGAAATTTTGATAATTTTTTCATGTGAAGTAGTTAGATGCCGGCAATCTTGAATCGGTACCCAAGTCGGGTAAGTTCTATTTTTACCTTATCTAAGCAGTTACCTTGTAGGATAATTTCACCATTTTTGGCTGTGCCCCCGCAGCCACAAACGGTTTTGAGGTGCTTAGCTAAACTCGTCAATTCGTTTTCGCTACCCAAAAAACGATAAATGACAGTAGCTTGTTTGCCTCCTTTTAGTTTTTTATCCAAAGTAATGCGTAAATCTTGCTGGGCAGGAAGTATTGGCTCTACTGATTCCGCATCGGGTGTTTCCGGTTGCCAATCAGGGTCAGTAGAATAAACAAGTCCGAACTCATTATTACGGCGTTTCATTTAGGCCGCAAATTTACACGTTATTACGTTATCTTACTCTAAATATTTAGCAAAAATTATACGGATTTACACCCCATAAATCCCAACCCGTAAATTGAATAAGCCAGAAAGCAATTAAATAAACAATTAAAACAACCTAAAGACTTTTACCAAATAAATAAAATACCCATTTTTAGCTAAGTATTAAATACGAATAATATTACTAAAATAATATCAAAATATAAAAATTAATTTCAAAATAATAGAGTGGCATTTATTCAAATAATTTAGTAAAAAAATCATAATAGCTTAAAAGATCTTATTGTTGATTGTGTATAATTATTATTTTAAAAAAACAGTTGTTTTTTAACAATCCTATTATCTTTGCAGAGTTATTTTTGATACTATATTACTTTTTTCCCTAGAATTATTACTAAAATACTTTCCGTATGTCAATAATTGATGATATATTTTCTAAGTCTAAGTATCAGTTGATTGCAGAGACTTCTTCTGATGCTATCATTTCCATTGATACGAACCATACAATATTATCATGGAATAAAGCTGCCGTAAAAATGTTTGGCTACACTGCGGATGAAATTATCGGCAAAAAAGTCATGACAATAATCCCCGATAAGTATAAGGATTTGCATATACGCGGGGTTGAAAACTATATTCAGACAGAAAAACCCAAGATTATGGGAAGCCCTGTTGAGGTTTCCGGCCTAAAAAAGAATGGTACTGAATTTCCTATTGAGCTAACGCTTTCAAGTTGGAAAGATGGCAAGAAACTATATTTTGCCGGCATTATCAGAGATATTACGAAAAGAAAATCTTCTGACGCACGGATGAAAGCTATCTTAGAATCTTCAAATGACGCGATTATTTATATTGATTCTAATCACATAATACGCTCATGGAATAAAGCCTCAGAAAGAATGTTTGGTTACTCATCAGAAGAGGCAACAGGTCAAAAAGTTATGCTAATTATTCCCGATAGATTTAAAGAATTACATCTAAAAGGAGTTGAAAATTTTCTTTCAACCAAAACGCTTAGAACAATGGGAAAGCCGGTTGAAGTTGCTGCTATCGGAAAAAATGGCATAGAATTTCCCATAGAACTAACCCTCTCTGCTTGGCAAGACGGCGAAGAATATTACTTCACCGGTATTCTTAGGGATATAACAGAACGAAAAATAGCCGAAAAACTAATTTTAGAAAAAAACACACAATTAGAAGTTGAAAAGAAGTTAGTACTTCAAAAGCAACAGGAGATTACTGACAGCATTAACTATGCGAAGCGGATTCAGTATGCACTGCTGCCGCGTATCGAGGAAATAACAGCCTGTATTCCAAATTCATTTGTTTTGTATATGCCCAAAGATATTGTGGCCGGAGATTTTTATTGGTTTCATAAAACACCTAAAAAAATACTGATTGCGGCAGCAGATTCTACGGGGCATGGTGTACCCGGTGCGCTCACCAGCATGATTTGCTCCGGAAAACTTGATGCAGCATCAGAAATAACCGATAATCCGGGTGAAATATTATCTATAACCAATAAAGGAATCAAACGCTTATTTAAGCACCATGAAGAAGCAGATAACTTCACAAAGGTAAAAGACGGAATGGACATCGCCCTTTGCAGTATTGATTTAGAAAACTATCTATTGGAGTATAGCGGAGCTAATAGGCCGTTTTGGTTAATCAGAGAAGGAGAACCGGAAATCATAAAAATCATTCCTACAAAAGCCTCCATAGGAGGTGATAGCAGCGATGAACAAGTATATGAAAATCACACCATCCCAATATTCTCCAAAGATATTATCTATTTATTTACAGACGGTTACTCAGACCAAGACGGAGGCGAAAAAAATAGAAAACTCTCCTCGAAAACACTTTCAGAGATATTGTTTAACAACCAAGCTATGACAATGGAGGAGCAGAAAAAACTCTTGTATGAAACCATCAGAGATTGGAAGGGAGATAAAGAGCAGCGCGATGATATTTTGATAATAGGAATCAAAATACCTTGATGAACCTATCCCATTCTTAAAATCAGTTAGACTTTGTTTAACCGTTTTCGTTGCTATCTTTGTAAGTTCTTATTATAAAAGATGATTTTTGGCAAGAGAAACTTACTTTTTCTAAGCAAGATATTGCTTCTTGGAATATACTTAATCTCTTGTAAACGTACTGATTTAAAGGCTATTGAAGATGCTCCTTTACTCACAATACGTTTTAAAGATGATATTCAGCAGGAAATAGTTTTATCTAAGCCTCCACTTCGGATTATTTCTTTTTCGGCACAGCTCACAGAAGTCTTTGTTGCTTTGGGGCTTACAGATCAGTTGGTAGCTGTTTCAGATAGCTATCGAGGTAACCTTCCGGAGTCTGTTGTTCGCTTTACTCCCGGTAATATTCAGGCAGAAGCAGAATTAACCACTCTGAACCCCGATTGTGTGGTATATGGTTTAAGTTCATTTTTACCAGATGAAAAACCCAATATAGGCTTTTGGAAAAGGCAAAACATCCCTGTTATTACGCTTCAAATTGAACATCTGGATAATGTTTGGGGAAATATCCAAAAGATAGGGACACTAACGGCTAAAATCCAAGAAGCAAAAGTATTACAAGATTCTCTACAAAAT
Protein-coding regions in this window:
- a CDS encoding 16S rRNA (uracil(1498)-N(3))-methyltransferase gives rise to the protein MKAAEITDDLPTFQARYNPNTSELSLNEDDSIHAIKVLRLSSGSFCFTTDGKGGFWKTQINQIDKTAQLQIIESFPDFGEANYQLRLVVGMIKHQQHWEWLLEKATEIGVSEIIPIYCKHTDKYVKINLLRSEKILWSALKQCRRSRLPILHNPITFIDWLNTEKDLTGCWLARQGAVPFSIHSSNPKFSTCIIGPEGDFSQEEIKKMKDVGFPTFSIGKNRLRTETAAFIALTYMNIANNQHYS
- a CDS encoding translation initiation factor, which encodes MKRRNNEFGLVYSTDPDWQPETPDAESVEPILPAQQDLRITLDKKLKGGKQATVIYRFLGSENELTSLAKHLKTVCGCGGTAKNGEIILQGNCLDKVKIELTRLGYRFKIAGI
- a CDS encoding PAS domain S-box protein: MSIIDDIFSKSKYQLIAETSSDAIISIDTNHTILSWNKAAVKMFGYTADEIIGKKVMTIIPDKYKDLHIRGVENYIQTEKPKIMGSPVEVSGLKKNGTEFPIELTLSSWKDGKKLYFAGIIRDITKRKSSDARMKAILESSNDAIIYIDSNHIIRSWNKASERMFGYSSEEATGQKVMLIIPDRFKELHLKGVENFLSTKTLRTMGKPVEVAAIGKNGIEFPIELTLSAWQDGEEYYFTGILRDITERKIAEKLILEKNTQLEVEKKLVLQKQQEITDSINYAKRIQYALLPRIEEITACIPNSFVLYMPKDIVAGDFYWFHKTPKKILIAAADSTGHGVPGALTSMICSGKLDAASEITDNPGEILSITNKGIKRLFKHHEEADNFTKVKDGMDIALCSIDLENYLLEYSGANRPFWLIREGEPEIIKIIPTKASIGGDSSDEQVYENHTIPIFSKDIIYLFTDGYSDQDGGEKNRKLSSKTLSEILFNNQAMTMEEQKKLLYETIRDWKGDKEQRDDILIIGIKIP
- a CDS encoding ABC transporter substrate-binding protein, with protein sequence MIFGKRNLLFLSKILLLGIYLISCKRTDLKAIEDAPLLTIRFKDDIQQEIVLSKPPLRIISFSAQLTEVFVALGLTDQLVAVSDSYRGNLPESVVRFTPGNIQAEAELTTLNPDCVVYGLSSFLPDEKPNIGFWKRQNIPVITLQIEHLDNVWGNIQKIGTLTAKIQEAKVLQDSLQNIWKGITLQTKELVRYSVIGLFSIEPLGALGKNHWLVEQLPNLGGRPANENIHGSFTAIQADSLLKWNPEYLLILASNDQFLANLISTYPVLDNLQAVEKKQFFQFLPTTTLVPSISSISTLVQIAQSLHTQVSLSNKKHP